Proteins from one Ascaphus truei isolate aAscTru1 chromosome 19, aAscTru1.hap1, whole genome shotgun sequence genomic window:
- the ZFPM1 gene encoding zinc finger protein ZFPM1 isoform X3 — protein sequence MEDTEDNLVEESSHSEKDGATSDLDMSADYDSSSPSCSEGNRSSSLAKSLDCETEDTGSRPALCDRGQIPSSPCASESESQEDKENVQAPESPNSNEDTEDTPRWNGPDELELEFASPDGVGQVRVRSNLPSGFSWGPYRGNFKGIPSSPDPTEMGPAAPLDVEDECWLKHLVLVSSEAEANAVIYRKGDQIWCRTSQAVDQGELIHAFLMAEPQAIPNYGVKEEPVETTHGVPALAEFQLLPQQAGMAAILATAVVNKDVFPCKDCGIWYRSERNLQAHLMYYCASRQSSTSPSMEEKPKESYPNERICPFPQCKKSCPSASSLEIHMRSHSGERPFVCLICLSAFTTKANCERHLKVHTDTLNGVCHGCGFISTTRDILYSHLVTNHMICQPGSKVDVYPVGKALPAVKPANSAVSQMTSSSLLKCGLCGFLADDLPSLQQHALLHATAPEQLAPHSATTPSDSLKEQVPDALKNGDAKSPTSPSPSSSSEELPLTLKIKEEPEAERSISESESTRCETGDGAALVPSPAVKVKTEISSPTPGSSPVPNEPGVAPGGGTVLIPHYVFGHEATAIVPQASEILAKMSELVHSRLKQGQAVSPAGFSGVPAPKGATCFECDITYNNINNYYVHKRLYCSGRHVSDESPNSARKLKMVSVRSAVTSGGSTLPAVDGQVTLQPKVEAGGEGSAPTVEIKLEDGAGLEGEGIGSGHMSEGSQSPSSLDEPDEDPTRTRCEACNIRFSRHETYMVHKRYYCASRHDPPLRRAGISKPGPPYPPQPMPRTRKRRKLYEIHGVTPAEITPPPSHTLGRVEALPLMPGLIPAPAVPSPSSSPDAADGPIDLSKKPRLLVEAPLPSQAAAVVPLTDYHECTACRISFNSLESYLAHKKYYCPAAPLQQKALQQLQKIKSPLATAGKLGEESIRVKIERRSPLSPGSMSEPIQPLALLYSGGPDSKQLHPYTAATEASPSATATCPYCPLNVVIRGDLLEHFRSVHGLLLAKPSTGHRLQSTFMEVLLPARVPPSSASEGSLPSPPVSSASPLQLPGLRRDNSHCKDTSTSSTPLANGGPVLTSTPRPLLPNSPALPLNSLPQAEARREDGLQVPAQALLPGDKAMQPPKTGLTSPLPNGNHRYCRLCNIKFSSLSTFIAHKKYYCSSHAAEHVK from the exons ATGAGCTGGAATTGGAGTTTGCATCTCCAGATGGCGTTGGCCAAGTTCGTGTACGGAGTAACCTGCCTTCGGGCTTTTCTTGGGGACCTTACAGAGGGAACTTCAAAGGCATCCCATCTTCCCCTGACCCTACAGAGATG GGCCCGGCTGCCCCCCTGGACGTGGAAGATGAATGCTGGCTGAAGCACCTCGTTCTCGTCTCGAGCGAAGCAGAAGCCAACGCTGTTATATACAGAAAAG GAGACCAGATCTGGTGCAGAACATCGCAGGCTGTAGACCAAGGGGAGCTCATCCATGCCTTCCTAATGGCAGAGCCCCAGGCTATCCCCAACTACGGAGTGAAGGAAGAGCCAGTGGAGACGACGCATGGTGTCCCTGCTCTTGCCGAGTTCCAGCTGCTCCCCCAGCAGGCCGGCATGGCTGCCATACTCGCCACCGCTGTTGTGAACA AGGATGTCTTCCCCTGCAAAGACTGTGGCATCTGGTACCGGAGCGAGAGGAACCTGCAGGCTCATCTCATGTATTACTGTGCCAGCCGGCAAAGCTCAACCTCCCCTTCCATGGAAGAGAAGCCCAAGGAGTCGTACCCCAATGAGCGAATCTGCCCATTCCCCCAGTGCAAAAAGAGCTGTCCCAGTGCCAGCTCCCTGGAGATTCACATGCGGAGTCACAGCG GCGAGAGACCTTTTGTGTGCCTGATCTGTCTGTCTGCCTTCACTACCAAAGCCAACTGCGAGCGGCATCTTAAAGTGCACACGGACACACTAAATG GTGTTTGTCACGGCTGTGGGTTCATCTCTACCACCAGAGACATTCTGTACAGCCACCTGGTGACCAATCATATGATTTGCCAGCCAGGATCAAAGGTCGACGTGTACCCTGTTGGGAAAGCACTACCTGCGGTCAAGCCAGCAAACTCAG CTGTGAGCCAGATGACTTCCTCCAGCCTACTGAAATGTGGCTTGTGTGGGTTCCTGGCGGACGACCTCCCCAGCCTCCAGCAACATGCACTTCTACATGCGACGGCTCCAGAGCAACTGGCTCCTCACTCTGCAACTACCCCGTCTGACAGTCTGAAGGAGCAGGTGCCGGATGCCTTGAAAAATGGAGATGCCAAGTCAcccacctcaccctctccctcctccagtaGTGAGGAACTCCCACTGACACTTAAAATCAAAGAGGAACCGGAAGCAGAACGCAGCATCAGCGAGTCGGAAAGTACTCGCTGTGAGACGGGTGATGGAGCTGCATTGGTGCCATCACCAGCGGTGAAAGTGAAGACTGAAATCTCCAGTCCTACACCCGGCTCCAGCCCTGTCCCTAACGAGCCTGGAGTGGCGCCAGGTGGGGGGACGGTGCTTATTCCACACTACGTCTTTGGGCATGAGGCTACAGCCATAGTCCCACAGGCTTCCGAGATCCTTGCCAAGATGTCTGAGCTGGTACACAGCCGACTGAAACAGGGGCAGGCTGTTTCCCCAGCTGGGTTTTCGGGGGTTCCTGCTCCCAAAGGTGCTACATGCTTTGAGTGTGATATCACCTACAATAATATCAATAACTATTATGTGCACAAGAGGCTATACTGCTCCGGGCGACACGTGTCTGATGAGAGCCCCAATAGTGCCCGCAAGTTGAAGATGGTGTCAGTGCGATCAGCGGTGACATCTGGAGGTTCCACACTGCCTGCCGTTGATGGTCAGGTCACACTCCAGCCCAAAGTGGAGGCCGGAGGAGAGGGCAGTGCCCCAACAGTAGAGATCAAGTTGGAGGACGGTGCAGGCTTGGAAGGGGAAGGAATTGGGAGTGGACATATGAGTGAGGGCAGCCAGAGCCCCAGCTCATTGGATGAGCCAGATGAGGACCCAACACGCACTCGGTGTGAGGCCTGCAATATCCGCTTTAGCCGCCACGAGACTTATATGGTGCACAAACGTTACTACTGCGCATCTCGGCACGATCCTCCCCTGCGCCGAGCTGGGATCAGCAAGCCTGGGCCGCCATATCCTCCCCAGCCGATGCCACGAACACGAAAGCGCCGCAAGCTCTACGAAATCCATGGAGTAACTCCAGCAGAGATaacacctcctccatcacacacGCTGGGAAGAGTAGAGGCTCTGCCACTCATGCCAGGCTTGATACCGGCACCTGCTGTGCCCTCCCCCAGTTCCAGTCCAGATGCTGCCGATGGCCCCATCGACCTGAGTAAGAAACCCCGTCTACTGGTTGAAGCACCATTGCCATCTCAAGCTGCTGCGGTGGTGCCTCTAACAGACTACCACGAATGTACCGCCTGCCGGATTAGCTTCAACAGTTTGGAAAGCTACCTTGCACATAAGAAGTATTACTGCCCTGCTGCTCCCCTGCAGCAGAAGGCCCTACAGCAGCTTCAGAAGATAAAGTCCCCATTAGCTACTGCTGGGAAGCTCGGGGAAGAGAGCATCAGGGTGAAAATAGAAAGAAGGTCACCTCTAAGCCCGGGATCCATGAGTGAGCCCATCCAGCCTCTTGCTCTACTTTACTCAGGTGGCCCAGACTCCAAACAGCTTCATCCATACACTGCTGCTACTGAAGCTTCCCCCTCTGCTACTGCCACTTGCCCCTATTGTCCTCTCAATGTGGTAATCAGAGGGGACCTGCTTGAGCATTTCAGGAGTGTCCACGGCCTCTTGTTAGCAAAGCCGTCCACAGGGCACCGCCTACAAAGCACTTTTATGGAGGTGTTGTTGCCAGCTCGTGTACCACCAAGCAGTGCATCCGAAGGCAGCCTACCGAGTCCACCAGTATCCTCGGCTTCACCCCTGCAGCTGCCAGGACTCAGAAGGGACAATTCCCATTGCAAAGATACCTCCACCTCCTCCACCCCGTTAGCCAATGGGGGCCCAGTGCTGACCAGCACACCCAGACCCTTGTTGCCTAACTCCCCAGCCCTACCTTTGAATTCTCTGCCACAGGCTGAAGCTCGGAGGGAAGACGGGCTTCAAGTCCCCGCCCAAGCCCTGCTCCCTGGGGATAAAGCCATGCAGCCCCCTAAGACAGGGTTGACATCTCCTCTCCCCAACGGGAACCACAGGTACTGCCGCCTCTGCAACATCAAGTTCAGTAGCCTGTCAACATTCATCGCTCACAAGAAATATTACTGTTCATCACATGCTGCTGAGCATGTGAAATAA